Below is a genomic region from Argiope bruennichi chromosome 11, qqArgBrue1.1, whole genome shotgun sequence.
ACTGAACGTGGGTTAAACAATGGTGTAGTGTGTGTTAATTGATGAGTTGGTCTCATTAAAAGAGCATAATCTATCATGAGTGAGGCATGAGCTGGAACACCATATACATAGTTGCCATACGATGGACGGGCTCTCATAGATTATCTACAGAAACCTTGTTAActagtttcataataaatttttatcaaaataaattaattacagctCTTATAGGTTTGCTTTAATTTTGTCCCATTCAATATGAATCACCTTGTATACATACTCTGTATTAATAGAAAATGCACAATAACCTCAAAACACCTCCTTTccgatattcaaaattttggattACATCATGAAGATATCGTATAAAATCGTGTGCTAATAGGGTAAAagatatatacactttttaaaatgctGATGATAACAGGAGGGTATGAAAATATGTCTCTCCAGTAAGCCACAGCTTACCTTCGTCACTCCACTGATCCTTATACTTTAAAGCCTCTTGAGGTAGGCACGttttgccctctttcccctctcttgtggttttccggtgttctttgatgtctgttcatttcaCCGACAATTTGTAGGAAGCTCCCGATCGACGTCCATAGGCGGGGGTGGTCTTACAATGGGTCAATTGGAGGATTTACGACCATAACCGTAAAGGAACGGGTCGCCAGAACGGGGTTTATCTCGAATCAAAATTATGTAGTGCATTTTCAGTAACCCTCATAAAACCTCAAAACTGTTAGAAATGCAGTTTTAAACTTATCAAATTAATTCCTTGACCAAtggatttattttactttatgatTAGATGACACAACCTGTTTGGAGCAATTATGTCAATTTCTATAACGTTATAAGGATATTTCAGATAATGGTGTTTTTTAAGCGAttgttgattgttttaaattaatacattcaattaattgcagatttaaaattaaaaattcaataattcgatgcGTGAGaggttaataaaatattcacaaaaatgttcaaattatatttttaccgTTATAATATGCcgttaactatattttattattaatataaattatataattttactgttaaacagaaaattattttcatgatagaaattttaccattattttaatGCGACTTGCTTGAATCTACTCTGTTGttttcaaaattcacaaaaatacttaatattgtTATAAGATAGTGGGAAGTGTTCAAtatgttgtattaaaaatattgaatacggCAGTTCGAATTTGTATGGCAGACCGAAACAGAAGCATTGGTACAAGCATTTGCACAAGAATAAATATGCGATCCAGGCTTGTCATCAGCTGTATTACGATTTCTTCATGATTACAGGAATTCGAACACGGTTCACTCTCAATTTTGATTGCGCTGTCTCTTTGAAGAGAATAGTAGAATAGTAGCCCATgtgaaaattggagaaaaatattataaatcttgaaataatttttgatattaaattactATTCTTTAATAAGGGATATTACAGTTGTATCCCCTCTTTTCCCCCATGAGCAGAGAGCGCCtccttgtggcgtttacagacaagcagttgaacgggagacctgcatccagAGGTCGACATTTTTTCTAttcgcaacccttgcgctaacgccgaatgctttcggttggaaacggtggaatccctccaccaaactgtttactttaacttacctgcctatgttttttttttttttttttgtaaattttgtagtgtatctgtgtttgtgtagattaaaaatgttatatttaaaaccggCCAGTTCAGTAGAAAATCGCAATACACTCACTATACAGTTGAATTTAGAAAAGAGAATTCCtgacaaacaatttaaaaacgtAATCTCGTTAATTTCTTTTTCCCAGTGGGAATTGTGTATTTGAAAGTAAATAGAAAACCTAcgaatttttgaagttttgaaaaggatttaaaaattttaaaaaaatctaatcacCAGGATAAATATAGACTCCAAGTTATTTATCcttagaaattttactttctcgtaaacggAATTAATTAAGAGAAAGCATTGCAAACGTCAAAAATAAACGTCAAACTGGTGATTTTAACGCATCTCTAAGTTTCAGACCATCCTACATCAGAAACACACATTtatagaattatgtctgtctgagTGACTAGGACAACTCCAAAACTTCTTGAGCAAGAgtgacaaaatttgatatatgatctttataccaaatttgtacaGTTCTATTCAATTTTCAAcggaatctatttaaaaaaaagtctgcgTATCCagtttttcgaatataaattaacacactaactgcaaaacgaagagaagaAGATGGATTTAGCACTTAAAGAGTAGATAATACCTATAAAATCGATACCAAATCTGTCAAGGTATTGACCGTTTGTCAGTCtgcattttcacaaatatataaacGTGACGACTATGGAATTTGGTTTGTGATTTGAAttgcaattttatgtcaaattttgattcccATCATTTGGAAGAAATGCATCCAAAATGCACATGCGATGTTTAATATTAACCGTATACCAACAATTAATAGccaaaaatattgccaaaagaTGGCACGCTTATAGGTTGTTCCAAAATTAATGTTCGCCAGTtcgattaataatacacaagaaCATTTATTAGCAGGGCCACCGCGTGGGTATTAGGCGCCcttgttcaaatgaaaatttggCGCCCCTTTATGGGATTCTGTTGCACTGCTGCAAATTATATGTGCTGCATCATatgattttctctcaatataCTATTTGAAAGTCGAAAGCCCATTTATATCCTTTGCTACTAAATAAAGATTCAGATAACGaaactaatttaactaaaatttattatttttatttatttatttatttttttttttttgcggaaaatttatttttgagaatttaatgtgaaattttttcttctttctgcagattcaaaatatttaagtaaattaaaccaatattaatacaaattactaaaaagcatttgttataagcaattgaaatattgaaaacatctcaggtacattataaacttttaatgaaaaaaaactataattattagtaatttttttagaatttttttcgattatttggaaattgtaattgtatatcagaaatagataaatcaaattctgCCCAATTAAGGGTAAGATTTATCTGGGTTTCATAGAGATAAAGAAAATGTTGcttcttgaattattttgttaatttcaaagataaaagtttttcttaatgaattgtttctttttatgaatttttactgctatgaaaataatactataatatattatttagaggTAATTCTTCATTTACCTCTaaataataatcctattttttggagcaattataaacaaaaaacgatttgaaaacaattaataacaGTACTTTGCATCCGAAGCAATTCACAGAATGTATGCACTTTATGAGCAGCGACTAcgcatatgattaaaaataaaggtattcCCTGTTAATTCAAGAGCACACAACGCACGGTGGCGCCGCCACCATCATAAgaaaaaagcaaactaaacaacgacgttgagccgcaacagcttcacagcagtaaggaataaatatatgccgatacaaaacattcccaatttctgttgttacatgttacaaattcttagatttttaacactttccGTGTGGTAGCGCGAACTCCACAAGGAAcgtgtttttattgtttgtatcggcaatcaaattttgttttacacaaaAGAAAACAACCCGGAGAAAGGaaagcaaaagtaaaataatattaaaatataaaataaaatctcattttattgcttagaaaatataaaacatgcaaaatttcaagtgcataattaacaactttattttaagtaacattaaattaaaaaactataagtactataaattttggcgCCCCCACGCGGCGGCCCTGTTTATTAGAGTctatgaaaatgtttttcctATTAGTTCAAATTGTGAAAGTAATGGACAGAGTTCAATTGCTTACTTCATAATAACAGTTATGGGCcaacaaattccatttttggaatAAGCTCTAAGTAATTTCATAGTTTTTAGGTGAAATCATTTTAGAGATTTTTCATCTTCAAGTACAGTGAAACACAGCCAGAGACCAACTCTTTTTTCTAACAAAGTATTTGAAAAACTTAgctaattatttcataaagacACTATTAGTTGTCTAAATAATTtccatgaaatttggtatacagttttagGATTTCTGTATACATTacgaattaaaaatcaaatttatttggaCAAATTTCAACATGAgtctaaagaaaaaaacaaatataatcatgataatgatatttatttttaatttttttcatcataaaattacaTCCACATTGATTTATATCCTTCATAATatcaatacattattttcaaatgagaTCTAATGTTGATAATCATTAGAATTTCGAAAACTGGATAAAACCTGTGACATATacattatttaacagaaaataaacataCCTCCTCTAATgtcaatatctgaaataaaataatttattaagagtGTGTTTGACTCGAAACAACCTATTATACTTTTATGTGATGCAAATATTCAgaagtattttcaatatttgacCGAACCTAAAATGctccaaaacaaaatatattgcatattctAGTTTGATTTGTCATTATGTGTCAAcaactttttattccattttaaaaattatcactacgttattcaaaatgaaatgtatcaacaaacttattttgaacttttaacaTTCTAACAATTCCAAAGCATACTAGGTACCAAACTAGATATGTAAAATCAAGCATGATCTTATTgagcttcatttttataaaaatcatttcaaagtatttattgttttgataattttgtgaAGTTGATTGTATGCAAACGAAATCGcattctgaatattattaaatcataaaaatgttactCCAAAATATTTATTCGGTGGCAGTAtgattgtaatgaatttttaatgaaatggatttggcaatgaaaaatatttgaacaatcaAAAGATACTTCGTATAAAATTTCGAGGAGgtcataaatttttgattttttaaaaatgtttttacattggaattatctttacataaatataaattaacatgttCACTCCCACAATTCACACCTGATATTCGAAAcgtctatctaattagatagatggttcGATACAATTAGATAGCAGTGTGAATCACTTGGCAGTCAACGTGGCAATACAGTCTTCTATTGTATCCATACCTGGAGATAATAACGCGCACGAAGAAAACAAATTAACCGCATAACATTTTGACTCctgttaatttttacaaaggCACTTATGTTTGTAGGAAACTCAGGACGAAGATATGGTTCAAGAACAGTTTCCTTGAGGACCCAAGGTTCCAAAATGGCAACGTACAGGACACCAGGGAAGATCATCCCGGTAAAAAGGTATTCGAATAACGTTTATACAAACGTTGCGCTTTTATCGTTACAAATCTCTTGAACGCCACGTTGTGAGAACATCAACGACCCCTATAGAATGACTTTGAAGAACAGGAAACCCAAGGCCACATTTACTACCAAAACGAGGATGGTCAGCTGTTGACTTGACAGCCAATCCTAGAAGTAAATTAAGTCTGATTAGTTGTCTGAAATGTAATCTTATGACATTGATAAGCATATAAGGCCAAAGCCCATAAAGCGTCATGAAGGCaacaaataaaaactgtaaagttcgaaaagaataaaaatcaaaacaattacaGAAAAAGATGATAAGCATTAGTGTCAATCATAGAAGCacgaaataaatcattttaaacctTCATTTAAGGATTCATTCCTATGTTTCGGATTCATTTAATTTGtgtgttttaattcatttttgccaTAGACAAATTTGCTCAATAAGTCAAATATACCATTTAGTTTCGTCTTGTATTGCAAAGTCTGCGTTTGAAGATGATAATGCTCATTATAAGCAATGGTTTTTGCTCTTTCCTATTCCTATCTCCACatgtataaataatacaaaatgtacTTTAATAGAAAATTCCAACATGATGCAACTCAAAACTCAATATGAATCAAAACGCTCTCTATATGAACGGTTTTCGGGATTTTAATTGGAAACTATTggaaaaataacagattttattaatctgctaattcagaaattttgtagCTACTTTTTCGGCCGTCTAATTTCTTTATACTTTCGTGAAAAACCggataagatatttaaaattttcctttgaaatattatataattacccaataaaaaattactttgagaGTAAGGTGTAGCACAGATAATGCCAAtgaattaatagtttatttttttgcaaacagaATACCATCCCATATACccattgaaaatgaaattcaacgAAAATGGAACGGATGTTTGatgcattctaatttaaattttcttcacaaaCTTGAATACATATGGACTGTGCATATACACAATATTTTCCAAcgttataagaatattttttccttatacaAACTGCATATAATAGTTAAAAACGGTAAACTACgtgcttttttgaaaataagggaaaaaaaagaataaaaaattaattatgtctaTTTACCATAAAATATCAGGAAATCAAGCtaaaaaaaacgataatttcGTATGCGAATGTTCTAATTAAAAGTCCGTATCCTGCCATGTTATATTTAGtgataaaagaatgttttgaaacTTTACCTATTTCAATACAAAGTTTAAAATAGATACttagatattttgtaaaataatgcaaatgcatTCTTTTCCAATCTGAGAGTAAAATtggatttatgaatattttagaaatttaactaaAAGACATTTTAAGAACAGTTATATGAGTCGCTtcgattaaaatttagaattaaattagaaattgaattattgtgagataaggatgaaatatttctagtaaaagaTTTGAACAACGGACCAGTTTTAAAATGTACACATACCCAGACTTCTGGACTGACTAGATAAAGGAAAGGATTTGCTCTGAGCCTCTCCGCCTGTTCCTCTTGCCTTCTGATCGCTTCTCTTCTTTGGGAACTCAAAATGGCGATGGTTTCTCTACTAAGGACCCTCGATTCCATGGCCGCTGCGTTACTAATGTCCGGTAGGCTGTTTTTTCTGGCATTCACGAGAGATCCGGTTTTCGCCGCGGCTTCTATTTTACGCGTTGCACTGTACAAGGAACCAGTCCTGACCATACCTTCGCCGCTGTCCACTGGGAGACAGTTCTGGTCCATGACGGTGGGCAAGGTGGAACGCCTCTGCGGTATGAAAGGGACACCTTCTTCGTCATCCATCGTAGGGCCTGACAGGGGAATACCGTAGAGCTTGGAAAGTTCTGTTAAGTCGATGGCAGGTTTCTTGATGTGGTTGCGATGCTCTTCTTTCTGTTGAGGTTTGTCTTCGTAGTAGTGACTGAGATGGTCAGTGATTACTTGTTGGATGGTCACTGGAGGCGGTTGTGAGCGGTACCTATTTTCAGGTGGATAATAGTGATTTTCGGTTGGGCGGTTATACTGTTCCCTAGATTGGTTGTACGGCGGATAATACCTGTTTTCTGGAGGAGAACGGTATTGGTCACCTGTTGGACGATACTGGTCTTCAGAGGGACGGTACTGATTTTCAGAAGGACGGTACTGATTTTCAGAAGGACGGTACTGATTTTCAGATGGACGGTACTGATCTACAGCAAGGCGATTCGGGAATGGTTCTTGTCGCTGATCGACGTTGATCTGGGATGGGCGGAGGTTAAGCTCTACGACAGTCGAAGGTCGCCGATTGAGATTGACAGCCGATGGCCGTCGGAGGAATCCTGCTGTCGAAGGACGACGGTCCGAAGTGTTCCGGAAAACGTCGAGGAATGCCGACTGGGTAGGTGGTTCCGGTTTTAAGTGGAAATCTTCGAATTCTGGACTCTGTCTGAAAGAGTCTTTCTGTGTGTACGGATCTCCCGGATTGGAAGGCAGGAAAGATCGGCGAGAGGGATCCTCTCCGGTGTGGAACTGTCCAAAATCAGAGCCTTGAGAAGagggaaattttcttttcaagaatccTGTACCTGGAAGTGAACAATGTGTTTAAATATAGATTGGTGGCCGTTGTTGTCCTTTCTTCACAGACGGTACATGTATTATACCAGTAAACAGTCTGGTACAAATGTTGTACCAGAGAAAATGCAATATTCCTTGCTATCGTTTAACTAATTTCAGCTCTAAAAATGGAAGAGATTATCTCTTACTTTCtgaaaagaattataaacaaattttccgTTTCTCTGTCAAAATTCcaagaataaaaagttttaaagttttctttcactcagtattttaaaaattactaatccAGAGTCAATGAggataataaatcaaaattgcgACGCATTCCTCTGTGGGCATTagtgaaaattcttgaaaatacgAGACATTAGGTTCGACATACCACTGCGCCCcggtaaaatatttcagaaaaatttaattgtaagcAGATTGATtgacatttttatgtaataaaattaaatatatatttgggcAGTTTCCTAAATGTCTTATTGTAGCTGAAATATAAGTAGCAAAATAGCTTAATGGGACGATGCAGCAGTTAATAGATATTCACTTATTGTCCATGATTATTCCTTGATACTAGGAAACCTGTTAGAACTGAGTCATTAAATATTCTCTagtgtatatttataatttcacacgtaatttttttattgtttttttttccctaaaatgtatagaatactttcaaattaataatattatttattaatgcggTATTAcaggaataaaatgaataattcttttctccaaattgaaataatacatgGGTTGCAAGTTATTTTCCCAAatacatttaagattttaaatattaaatataaggacatttaattgaaattcccttgaaattttattaaacaattaaattttattttatttagaaagttttcgtattcagaattatttttgtcGAACTTAAATCTTATCT
It encodes:
- the LOC129957097 gene encoding junctophilin-1-like yields the protein MTSPPAAAPQGGRFDFDDGGTYCGGWLEGKAHGHGVCTGPKGQGEYSGQWAHGFEVCGVYTWPTGSAYEGEWSAGKRQGLGVETRGRWIYRGEWTDGFKGRYGVRQSVASAAKYNGTWAGGLQDGYGSETYADGGTFQGQWAKGMRHGYGVRSSAPFGLAAHNRRRSLRGSPVPGETLESEDRPEEGRGGFVLRDKTSTGSRSLPDHGKGHSLKALLSKTKRTSYEEELSDRGSDSDATDSSFMVQDEVIDGNVIETYMGEWKNDKRSGFGIAERSDGIKYEGEWYNNKKFGYGRTTFKDGTEEKGKYKNNVLLTSGRQKHLFLLRSPKFRERIEAAINGAHRASQIALQKADIAISRTATARGKAEQADEIAKQARAESDLARLVAKNYAPEFAQPGTGFLKRKFPSSQGSDFGQFHTGEDPSRRSFLPSNPGDPYTQKDSFRQSPEFEDFHLKPEPPTQSAFLDVFRNTSDRRPSTAGFLRRPSAVNLNRRPSTVVELNLRPSQINVDQRQEPFPNRLAVDQYRPSENQYRPSENQYRPSENQYRPSEDQYRPTGDQYRSPPENRYYPPYNQSREQYNRPTENHYYPPENRYRSQPPPVTIQQVITDHLSHYYEDKPQQKEEHRNHIKKPAIDLTELSKLYGIPLSGPTMDDEEGVPFIPQRRSTLPTVMDQNCLPVDSGEGMVRTGSLYSATRKIEAAAKTGSLVNARKNSLPDISNAAAMESRVLSRETIAILSSQRREAIRRQEEQAERLRANPFLYLVSPEVWDWLSSQQLTILVLVVNVALGFLFFKVIL